The window ATTCTCCTGCGACTCACTCCCGTGAACCGACCGGAATCGACATATGCCCGGCCACGCCGCGGCGCCCCACCGTACGGACCGGACCAGGAGTCGCGAGTCGGTCGCCAGCGACGGTGTCAGTCGCCGACGGTCGCCTCGCCCCTCTTCTCCATCTCCACGTCGATGCCCCCGAGCAACTGCTGGTGGGGGTACGGCATATCGATCTCCTCGGCGTCACAGCGCTCCTTGACGGCCTGGACGTACTCCGAGCGAACCTTCGCCCAGTCCGAGCGCGAGGGGTTCGCGATCCAGAACCGCGACTGGATGCCGACGTACGAGTCCGCGAGTTCGGTCACGCGCGTCGAGGGCGCGGGCTCGTCGAGGATGTCGTCGTGGCGCTTGGCCTCCTCGACGATGACGGCCTGCGCATGGTCGAGGTCGTCACCGTAGCCGACGCCGAAGGTGAACGGGACCCGGAGCTTGTCCTTCGCGACGGGATTGGTGATGGCCGTGTTCGCGAGTTCCGAGTTGGGGACCGTCACGAGTTCGTTGTTGAACGTCCGGACCCGCGAGACGCGGAAGCTGATATCCTCGATGATACCCGTCCGGTCGTTCCACTCGACCCAGTCACCGATACGGATCTTCGGGTCCGCGATGAGGAACACGCCGGAGACGAGGTTGCCGATGATATCCTGTGAGGCGAAGCCGATGGCCAGCGTCAGCGCCGCGGCGATGGT of the Haloglomus salinum genome contains:
- a CDS encoding mechanosensitive ion channel family protein, with translation MLPTLPVQTLGQRIDTLFNNLAAGAVAFAGDLLVFVLTVVVFYLLGRIVVVPVVTRLLQARDIEPTLAKPARKLTLAAVVFVAVAVGFAIAGFGDLLTSLATIAAALTLAIGFASQDIIGNLVSGVFLIADPKIRIGDWVEWNDRTGIIEDISFRVSRVRTFNNELVTVPNSELANTAITNPVAKDKLRVPFTFGVGYGDDLDHAQAVIVEEAKRHDDILDEPAPSTRVTELADSYVGIQSRFWIANPSRSDWAKVRSEYVQAVKERCDAEEIDMPYPHQQLLGGIDVEMEKRGEATVGD